One window from the genome of Paracoccus zhejiangensis encodes:
- the queF gene encoding preQ(1) synthase, protein MSHYTDALTQLGQPTRLPQSPEEAVLERVPNPQADTGYVVRFTQPEFTSLCPLTGQPDFAHLVIDYVPGDWLVESKSLKLFLGSFRNHGAFHEDCTVSIGRRLVDLLSPRWLRIGGYWYPRGGMPIDVFWQTGAAPEGIWIPDQGVPGYRGRG, encoded by the coding sequence ATGAGCCATTACACCGACGCGCTGACCCAGCTGGGCCAGCCGACCCGCCTGCCGCAAAGCCCGGAGGAGGCGGTGCTTGAGCGGGTGCCCAATCCGCAGGCCGATACCGGCTACGTGGTGCGCTTTACCCAGCCCGAATTCACCAGCCTCTGCCCGCTAACCGGCCAGCCCGATTTCGCCCATCTGGTGATCGACTATGTGCCGGGCGACTGGCTGGTCGAGTCGAAGTCGCTGAAACTGTTCCTCGGCAGCTTCCGCAATCACGGTGCCTTCCACGAGGATTGCACTGTCTCGATCGGGCGGCGGCTGGTTGACCTCTTGTCCCCGCGCTGGCTGCGGATCGGCGGCTACTGGTATCCGCGCGGCGGGATGCCCATCGATGTCTTCTGGCAGACCGGTGCCGCGCCCGAGGGGATCTGGATCCCCGATCAGGGCGTCCCCGGCTATCGCGGACGCGGCTGA
- a CDS encoding dipeptidase, whose protein sequence is MADQSRLDEVLAALDAGQPAAIERLLGFLRIPSISTDPANKGDVRDAAEWLCNELKSLGFEASVRDTTGHPMVVAHSQPGGARPVLFYGHYDVQPVDPLDLWDNPPFEPALEETPEGPVIRGRGAADDKGQLMTFVEACRAWKSVHGALPAGLTLLFEGEEESGSPSLRPFLTENAEELKASLALICDTGMYADGRPAITTQLRGLVGEEVIIRAADRDLHSGSFGGLAANPILVLARALAALKDENGRVTLPGFYDGVQELSDELSRDWQALGFDAAEFLSRVGLKHPIGEKGRTALEMVWNQPTAEINGIAGGYAGEGFKTVLPAEARAKVSFRLTGQQDPAKVRSAFRAHVESFLPADCRVEFHEHGGSPASVMDTSDPAFAAAKAALSEEWGREAAYIGAGGSIPIAGDFQQILGMDSMLIGFGRDDDRIHSPNEKYNVESFSKGARSWARILATLQ, encoded by the coding sequence GTGGCGGATCAATCGAGGCTGGACGAGGTTCTGGCCGCACTGGATGCAGGCCAGCCTGCGGCGATCGAACGGCTGCTGGGTTTCCTGCGCATCCCCTCGATTTCCACCGACCCGGCAAACAAGGGCGATGTCCGCGACGCCGCAGAATGGCTGTGCAACGAATTGAAATCGCTTGGTTTCGAAGCTTCCGTGCGCGACACGACCGGGCATCCGATGGTGGTCGCCCATTCGCAGCCGGGCGGCGCGCGGCCGGTGCTGTTCTATGGCCATTACGACGTGCAGCCCGTCGATCCGCTGGATCTCTGGGACAATCCGCCCTTCGAGCCGGCGCTGGAAGAGACGCCGGAAGGTCCGGTGATCCGCGGTCGCGGCGCAGCCGATGACAAGGGCCAGCTTATGACTTTCGTCGAAGCCTGCCGGGCATGGAAATCGGTGCACGGCGCCCTGCCCGCCGGCCTTACGCTGCTGTTCGAGGGCGAGGAGGAATCGGGATCGCCCTCGCTGCGCCCCTTCCTCACCGAGAATGCCGAGGAACTGAAGGCCTCGCTGGCGCTGATCTGCGATACCGGCATGTATGCCGATGGCCGGCCCGCGATCACCACGCAGTTGCGCGGGCTGGTCGGGGAAGAGGTCATCATCCGCGCCGCCGACCGCGACCTGCATTCGGGCAGTTTCGGCGGGCTGGCGGCCAACCCGATCCTGGTCCTTGCCCGCGCGCTGGCAGCGCTGAAGGACGAGAACGGCCGCGTCACCCTGCCCGGCTTCTATGACGGGGTGCAGGAACTCAGCGACGAGCTCAGCCGCGACTGGCAAGCGCTCGGTTTCGACGCCGCGGAGTTTCTGTCCCGGGTCGGGCTGAAGCACCCTATCGGCGAGAAAGGCCGCACCGCGCTGGAGATGGTCTGGAACCAGCCCACCGCCGAGATCAACGGCATAGCCGGCGGCTATGCCGGCGAGGGGTTCAAGACCGTGCTGCCGGCAGAGGCCCGCGCCAAGGTCAGCTTTCGCCTGACCGGCCAGCAGGACCCGGCCAAGGTCCGCAGCGCCTTCCGCGCCCATGTCGAAAGCTTCCTGCCCGCCGATTGCCGGGTCGAGTTCCACGAACATGGCGGCAGCCCGGCCAGCGTCATGGACACCTCGGACCCGGCCTTCGCGGCGGCGAAGGCAGCGCTTTCCGAGGAATGGGGGCGCGAGGCGGCCTATATCGGCGCCGGCGGCTCGATCCCCATTGCCGGGGATTTCCAGCAGATCCTCGGCATGGATTCGATGCTGATCGGCTTTGGCCGCGACGATGACCGCATCCATTCGCCGAACGAGAAATACAACGTCGAAAGCTTCAGCAAGGGCGCGCGCTCCTGGGCGCGCATCCTCGCGACGCTGCAATAG
- a CDS encoding SLC13 family permease, with amino-acid sequence MFGFELTGTASAIATIVIIAGMLTLFVREVYPPEVTAILGATVLLFLGILKVDHIAGVLSNPAPWTIAFMFIIVGGLVRTGALDWIGQKAARHAGDHPMMTLGLISCVVCAMSAFVNNTPLVVVMMPIFMQLAKEMQMSPSKLLIPLSYLSILGGTVTMIGTSTNLLVDGVARSAGLEPFSIFEITPVGLPMAVVGILYLLLVAPKLLPERDSMSQLMGSGRSKMKFFTEVAIPEDSALIGKALDEVDIFTRDTARVIDVLRGDDSLRRDLAAVRLEAGDRVVLRTPMSEVLGLQNNKNLRLADKLSSVQTSTVEVLITPGCHMVGRSLGSMRLRRRYGVYVLAAHRKNQNIGRQLDDLVVRVGDTLLLEGAPGDIQRLSSDMEMVEVNAPSDRAYRRKKAPIVVAVLVAVVTLSALNIAPILVLAFIGVCVVLITRCIDADEALSFVDGQLMALIFAMLAVGAGLESSGAVELVVTRIAPWLAEVPSWGLVLAVYLVAMFLTETVTNNAVAVIVTPVAISLAGQLGVDPRPLVVAVMMGASASFATPIGYQTNTLVYGPGGYRFADFIRVGLPLNILMAIVASLVIPIFWDL; translated from the coding sequence ATGTTCGGATTTGAGCTGACCGGGACGGCATCGGCAATCGCCACGATTGTCATCATTGCCGGGATGCTGACCCTGTTCGTCCGCGAGGTCTATCCGCCCGAGGTGACCGCCATCCTCGGCGCGACGGTGCTCTTGTTCCTCGGCATCCTGAAGGTCGACCATATCGCCGGGGTGCTGTCCAACCCGGCGCCCTGGACCATCGCCTTCATGTTCATCATCGTCGGCGGGCTGGTCCGAACCGGGGCGCTGGACTGGATCGGCCAGAAGGCCGCGCGCCATGCGGGCGACCATCCGATGATGACGCTGGGGCTGATCTCCTGCGTGGTCTGCGCCATGTCGGCCTTCGTCAACAACACGCCGCTGGTCGTGGTGATGATGCCGATCTTCATGCAGCTGGCAAAAGAGATGCAGATGTCTCCGTCCAAGCTGCTGATCCCGCTGTCCTACCTGTCGATCCTCGGCGGCACGGTGACGATGATCGGTACCTCGACCAACCTTCTGGTCGATGGCGTGGCGCGCAGCGCCGGGCTGGAACCCTTCTCGATCTTCGAGATCACCCCGGTCGGCCTGCCGATGGCGGTGGTCGGCATCCTCTACCTGCTCTTGGTGGCACCGAAGCTGCTGCCCGAGCGCGATTCCATGTCGCAGCTGATGGGCAGTGGCCGCTCGAAGATGAAATTCTTCACCGAGGTCGCCATCCCCGAGGATTCGGCGCTGATCGGCAAGGCGCTGGACGAGGTGGATATCTTCACCCGCGACACCGCCCGGGTGATCGACGTGCTGCGCGGCGACGATTCGCTGCGCCGCGATCTGGCCGCCGTGCGGCTGGAGGCCGGCGACCGGGTGGTGCTGCGCACCCCCATGTCCGAGGTGCTGGGCCTGCAGAACAACAAGAACCTGCGGCTGGCCGACAAGCTTTCCTCGGTGCAGACTTCGACGGTCGAGGTGCTGATCACGCCGGGCTGCCACATGGTCGGGCGCTCGCTCGGATCGATGCGCCTGCGCCGCCGTTACGGCGTCTATGTGCTGGCGGCCCATCGCAAGAACCAGAATATCGGCCGCCAGCTGGACGACCTGGTGGTGCGCGTGGGCGATACGCTGCTCTTGGAAGGGGCGCCGGGCGATATCCAGCGGCTGTCGAGCGACATGGAGATGGTCGAGGTGAACGCCCCCTCGGACCGCGCCTATCGCCGCAAGAAGGCGCCGATCGTGGTGGCCGTGCTGGTCGCCGTGGTTACGCTCTCGGCCCTCAACATCGCGCCGATCCTTGTGCTCGCCTTCATCGGCGTGTGCGTGGTGCTGATCACCCGCTGCATCGATGCCGACGAGGCGCTGAGCTTTGTCGACGGCCAGCTGATGGCGCTGATCTTTGCCATGCTGGCGGTGGGGGCGGGGCTGGAAAGCTCGGGTGCGGTGGAACTGGTGGTCACGCGCATCGCGCCCTGGCTGGCCGAGGTGCCAAGCTGGGGGCTGGTGCTGGCGGTCTACCTGGTCGCCATGTTCCTGACCGAGACGGTGACGAACAATGCCGTCGCGGTGATCGTGACGCCGGTGGCGATCTCGCTGGCCGGGCAGCTGGGCGTCGATCCGCGTCCGCTGGTCGTGGCGGTCATGATGGGCGCCTCGGCCAGTTTTGCCACCCCGATCGGCTATCAGACCAACACGCTGGTCTATGGTCCCGGCGGTTATCGCTTCGCCGATTTCATCCGGGTCGGCCTGCCGCTGAACATCCTCATGGCGATCGTCGCCTCGCTGGTCATTCCGATCTTCTGGGATCTCTGA
- a CDS encoding SLC13 family permease, with amino-acid sequence MTYNQIILFAIFAAVMVLMFAGRWRHDLVAFAGLMAAVLLGVVPSAEAFAGFGHPATMVVALILVVTAGLRRSGAEAMLTRIIEARERSVSLHIAVMGGIGGLMSGFMNNIAALAILMPIDMQVARKAGRAAGLTLMPLAFATILGGMLTLIGTPPNLIVSGFRQEVLGEPYRMFDFLPVGGVVALAGIAFIALIGWRLIPIHGSGASEDPAHAALRDYRTQLVVTEDSSILGSAVGDLQEEAEKAEIRILSVSRHGHPVEADLEQIVLEAGDVLALRSTPDALDDFRSARKLAFPDGRLEPRARRREENQRLIECLVPVGSPIVGRTAQSIGMVNRYDTVLLGLRRRGRIIARGLSRQTIEPGDLMLLLIPESRVDEVPAALGGLRLDGASRPVMREAQMWQTIGLFALAVGLTSLGLVTMPIALGCVLVAYVLFGVLSISEVYDHIDWPVVVLLGSMIPLGVALDATGGTALIASGIVAATQGAPAWVALVLLMATTMFLSDVLNNNATTIVAAPVGIRLAEQLGVDADAFLMGVAVSAACAFLTPIGHQNNTLILGPGDYHFSDYWRMGLPLEVIVMLVSVPMLLIVWPLG; translated from the coding sequence ATGACTTATAACCAGATCATCCTGTTCGCGATCTTCGCCGCCGTCATGGTGCTGATGTTCGCCGGCCGCTGGCGGCATGACCTGGTGGCCTTTGCCGGGCTGATGGCGGCGGTTCTGCTGGGCGTGGTGCCCTCGGCCGAGGCCTTTGCCGGTTTCGGACACCCGGCGACGATGGTGGTGGCGCTGATCCTCGTGGTCACGGCGGGGCTCAGGCGTTCCGGTGCCGAGGCGATGCTGACGCGGATCATCGAGGCGCGCGAACGCTCGGTCAGCCTGCATATCGCGGTGATGGGCGGCATCGGCGGGCTGATGTCGGGCTTCATGAACAATATCGCGGCGCTGGCGATCCTGATGCCCATCGACATGCAGGTCGCTCGCAAGGCCGGGCGGGCCGCCGGGCTGACGCTGATGCCGCTGGCCTTTGCCACCATCCTCGGGGGCATGCTGACGCTGATCGGCACGCCGCCGAACCTGATCGTCTCGGGCTTCCGGCAGGAGGTGCTGGGCGAGCCCTACCGGATGTTCGATTTCCTTCCCGTGGGTGGCGTGGTCGCGCTGGCCGGCATCGCCTTCATCGCCCTGATCGGCTGGCGGTTGATCCCGATCCACGGCAGTGGTGCCTCGGAAGACCCCGCCCATGCCGCGCTGCGCGACTATCGCACGCAACTGGTCGTGACCGAGGACAGCAGCATCTTGGGCAGCGCCGTCGGCGATCTGCAGGAGGAGGCCGAGAAGGCCGAGATCCGCATCCTCTCGGTCAGCCGCCACGGCCACCCGGTCGAGGCGGATCTGGAGCAGATCGTCTTGGAGGCCGGCGATGTCCTCGCGCTGCGCAGCACCCCGGATGCGCTGGATGATTTCCGCTCGGCCCGCAAGCTCGCCTTTCCCGATGGCCGGCTCGAACCGCGCGCCCGTCGGCGCGAGGAGAACCAGCGACTGATCGAATGCCTCGTGCCGGTCGGCTCTCCGATCGTCGGGCGGACGGCGCAGTCGATCGGCATGGTGAACCGCTATGACACGGTGCTTCTGGGCCTGCGCCGTAGGGGCCGGATCATCGCCCGCGGCCTCTCGCGCCAGACCATCGAGCCGGGCGACCTGATGCTGCTCCTGATCCCCGAAAGCCGGGTGGACGAGGTGCCGGCGGCGTTGGGCGGCCTCAGGCTCGACGGGGCGTCGCGCCCGGTGATGCGCGAGGCGCAGATGTGGCAGACCATCGGGCTTTTCGCGCTGGCGGTGGGCCTGACCAGCCTTGGGCTTGTCACCATGCCCATCGCGCTTGGCTGCGTGCTGGTGGCCTATGTGCTGTTCGGGGTTCTGTCGATCAGCGAGGTCTATGACCATATCGACTGGCCGGTGGTGGTGCTTCTGGGTTCGATGATCCCGCTTGGCGTGGCGCTGGACGCAACCGGTGGCACCGCGCTGATCGCCAGCGGCATCGTCGCGGCGACGCAAGGCGCGCCGGCCTGGGTGGCGCTGGTCCTGTTGATGGCGACGACCATGTTCCTGTCGGACGTGCTGAACAACAACGCCACCACCATCGTCGCCGCCCCGGTCGGCATAAGGCTGGCCGAGCAGCTGGGGGTGGATGCCGATGCCTTCCTGATGGGCGTGGCGGTCTCGGCCGCCTGCGCCTTCCTGACGCCCATCGGACATCAGAACAACACCCTGATCCTCGGCCCGGGCGATTACCATTTCAGCGATTACTGGCGCATGGGCCTGCCGCTCGAGGTGATCGTGATGCTGGTCTCGGTGCCGATGCTGCTGATCGTCTGGCCGCTGGGGTGA
- a CDS encoding TIGR00282 family metallophosphoesterase, with protein sequence MRILFLGDVMGKAGRRAITERLAPLRQQLRADFVVVNGENASGGMGLTAAHAKTLLEAGADCLTLGDHAFDQKDMLGFIDSEPRIIRPLNFAREAPGRGARVFQDQRGRKILVAQALGQVFMKRPFDDPFSALDAVLRAHPPGGMVQAALIDFHAEATSEKMAAGHFCDGRASLVVGTHTHVPTADAQILNRGTAYLSDAGMCGDYDSIIGMEKAEPLRRFLTGMARDRFTPANEEATLCGVFVETDDRTGLATSILPIRQGPRLQPSPGTGA encoded by the coding sequence ATGCGGATCCTGTTTCTCGGCGATGTGATGGGCAAGGCGGGCCGCCGCGCCATCACCGAGCGTCTGGCCCCCCTGCGGCAGCAATTGCGCGCCGATTTCGTCGTGGTGAACGGCGAGAATGCCAGTGGCGGCATGGGGCTGACCGCCGCCCATGCCAAGACGCTGCTGGAGGCCGGGGCCGATTGCCTGACCCTTGGCGACCATGCCTTTGACCAGAAAGACATGCTGGGCTTCATCGACAGCGAGCCGCGGATCATCCGGCCGCTGAACTTCGCCCGAGAAGCGCCGGGCCGGGGGGCGCGGGTATTCCAGGACCAGCGCGGGCGCAAGATCCTGGTGGCGCAGGCGTTGGGGCAGGTTTTCATGAAGCGGCCTTTTGATGATCCGTTCTCGGCCCTCGATGCGGTGCTGCGTGCCCATCCGCCGGGTGGGATGGTGCAGGCGGCGCTGATCGATTTCCATGCCGAGGCCACCAGCGAGAAGATGGCGGCCGGTCATTTCTGCGATGGCCGCGCCAGTCTGGTGGTCGGTACCCATACCCATGTGCCGACGGCGGATGCGCAGATCCTCAATCGCGGCACCGCCTATCTCAGCGATGCCGGCATGTGCGGCGACTATGACAGCATCATCGGCATGGAGAAGGCCGAGCCGCTGCGCCGTTTCCTGACCGGCATGGCCCGCGACCGCTTTACCCCCGCCAATGAAGAGGCGACGCTCTGCGGTGTCTTCGTCGAGACCGATGACCGAACCGGGCTTGCCACCTCGATCCTGCCGATCCGGCAGGGGCCGCGGCTGCAGCCCTCGCCCGGGACCGGCGCTTGA
- a CDS encoding DUF1127 domain-containing protein, giving the protein MADITSAAPKTANPVASIASTLTAPFRAIGRGLIALAEAGPRAAALRRLSQQTDAQLAACGTTRADEVRRIFGPGLYL; this is encoded by the coding sequence ATGGCTGACATCACCAGCGCCGCCCCGAAAACCGCCAATCCCGTTGCCAGCATCGCCAGCACCCTGACCGCGCCCTTCCGCGCCATCGGTCGCGGCTTGATCGCGCTGGCCGAGGCCGGCCCCCGCGCCGCCGCGCTGCGCCGCCTGAGCCAGCAGACCGACGCCCAACTGGCCGCGTGCGGCACCACCCGCGCCGACGAGGTCCGCCGCATCTTCGGTCCGGGTCTCTACCTCTGA
- a CDS encoding YebC/PmpR family DNA-binding transcriptional regulator, whose protein sequence is MAGHSKWANIQHRKGRQDGIRAKLFSKLSKEITVAAKMGDPDPDKNPRLRLAVKEAKSNSVPKDVIDRAIKKAIGGDAENYDEIRYEGYGPNGIAIMVEAMTDNRNRTASNVRSYFTKSGGDMGQTGSVAFMFDRVGEIMYPLSVGDADTVMMAAIEAGASDVDTDDEGHWIYCADTDLNDVTAALEAALGESETAKLIWKAQAPTEISDLETAQKLMKLIDTLEDDDDVQTVTGNFDLSEEVAAQL, encoded by the coding sequence ATGGCAGGCCATTCCAAATGGGCGAATATCCAGCACCGCAAGGGCCGGCAGGACGGGATCCGCGCAAAGCTGTTCTCGAAACTGTCGAAGGAGATCACCGTCGCCGCCAAGATGGGCGACCCTGATCCCGACAAGAACCCGCGCCTGCGCCTGGCGGTGAAAGAGGCCAAGTCGAACTCGGTCCCCAAGGACGTGATCGACCGGGCCATCAAGAAGGCCATCGGCGGCGATGCCGAGAACTATGACGAGATCCGTTACGAGGGTTACGGCCCGAACGGCATCGCCATCATGGTCGAGGCGATGACCGACAACCGCAACCGCACCGCCTCGAACGTGCGCAGCTATTTCACCAAGTCGGGCGGCGACATGGGCCAGACCGGCTCGGTTGCCTTCATGTTCGACCGCGTGGGCGAGATCATGTACCCGCTTTCCGTGGGCGATGCCGACACGGTGATGATGGCCGCGATCGAGGCCGGCGCCAGCGATGTCGATACCGATGACGAGGGTCACTGGATCTATTGCGCCGACACCGACCTGAACGACGTGACGGCGGCGCTGGAAGCGGCCCTGGGCGAATCGGAAACTGCGAAACTGATCTGGAAGGCGCAGGCGCCGACCGAGATCAGCGACCTGGAAACCGCGCAGAAGCTGATGAAGCTGATCGACACGCTGGAAGACGATGACGACGTGCAGACCGTCACCGGCAATTTCGACCTGTCGGAAGAGGTCGCGGCGCAGCTGTGA
- the hemA gene encoding 5-aminolevulinate synthase: MNYDAQLDQAINKLHEEGRYRTFIDIERSKGRYPQAVWTRPDGSKQDITVWCGNDYLGMGQHPVVLTAMHEALDATGAGSGGTRNISGTTVYHKQLEAELADLHGKEAALVFSSAYIANDATLSTLPKLFPGLIIYSDALNHASMIEGIKRNGGARRIFRHNDLEHLRELLAADDPAAPKLIAFESIYSMDGDFAPIGAICDLAEEFGALTYLDEVHAVGMYGPRGGGVAERDRLSARIDIINGTLGKAFGVFGGYIAASAKMVDAIRSYAPGFIFTTSLPPAVAAGAAASIAFLKGEGGQKLRDAQQLHARILKMRLKGLGMPIIDHGSHIVPVHVGHPVHCKMLSDMLLADFGIYVQPINFPTVPRGTERLRFTPSPVHDSKQIEHLIRAMDALWSRCALNRAEIVA, from the coding sequence ATGAACTACGACGCCCAACTGGATCAGGCCATCAACAAGCTGCACGAGGAAGGCCGCTATCGCACCTTCATCGATATCGAGCGCAGCAAGGGCCGGTATCCGCAGGCGGTCTGGACCCGTCCCGATGGCAGCAAGCAAGACATTACCGTCTGGTGCGGCAATGACTATCTGGGCATGGGCCAGCATCCGGTCGTCCTGACCGCCATGCACGAGGCGCTGGACGCGACCGGCGCCGGCTCGGGCGGCACCCGCAACATCTCGGGCACGACGGTCTATCACAAGCAGCTGGAAGCCGAACTGGCCGACCTGCATGGCAAGGAAGCGGCGCTTGTGTTTTCAAGTGCTTACATCGCCAATGATGCGACGCTCTCGACCCTGCCGAAGCTGTTCCCGGGCCTGATCATCTATTCCGACGCGCTGAACCATGCCTCGATGATCGAGGGGATCAAGCGCAATGGCGGCGCGCGGCGGATCTTCCGCCACAATGACCTTGAGCATCTGCGCGAGTTGCTGGCCGCCGACGACCCGGCCGCGCCCAAGCTGATCGCCTTCGAATCGATCTATTCCATGGATGGCGATTTCGCCCCGATCGGCGCGATCTGCGATCTGGCCGAGGAGTTCGGCGCGCTGACCTATCTCGACGAGGTTCATGCCGTCGGCATGTATGGCCCCCGCGGTGGCGGCGTGGCCGAGCGCGACCGGCTGAGCGCGCGCATCGACATCATCAACGGCACCCTTGGCAAGGCCTTTGGCGTCTTCGGTGGCTATATCGCCGCCTCGGCCAAGATGGTCGATGCAATCCGCTCCTATGCGCCGGGCTTCATCTTTACCACCTCGCTGCCGCCGGCGGTGGCTGCGGGGGCTGCGGCCTCGATCGCCTTCCTCAAGGGCGAGGGCGGTCAGAAGCTGCGCGATGCCCAGCAGCTTCATGCCCGCATCCTGAAGATGCGGTTGAAGGGCCTCGGGATGCCGATCATCGATCATGGCAGCCATATCGTGCCGGTCCATGTCGGCCATCCGGTGCATTGCAAGATGCTGTCCGACATGCTGCTGGCCGATTTCGGCATCTATGTTCAGCCGATCAATTTCCCGACTGTGCCGCGCGGAACCGAGCGTCTGCGCTTCACCCCTTCGCCGGTTCATGACAGCAAGCAGATCGAGCATCTCATTCGCGCCATGGATGCACTCTGGTCACGTTGTGCGTTGAATCGCGCCGAAATCGTGGCGTAA
- a CDS encoding CAP domain-containing protein, with the protein MRHIAISLLLAMLAAPALASEGGCSSSGLAPAVSALAQQTNATRAARGQAQLRVDAKLSQVAQRHACDLARRQVVSHRDSKGRKPMARVKSAGFRACFSAENVAQGTKSAGGTVKAWQGSAGHARNQQDPRAKSMGFGVAQGADGRLYWVGLYAARCAVQEARAAAGKVQPFRW; encoded by the coding sequence ATGCGGCATATCGCGATATCTCTTCTATTGGCAATGCTTGCCGCCCCTGCCCTCGCGTCAGAGGGCGGTTGCAGCAGCAGCGGGCTGGCACCGGCGGTCTCGGCGCTGGCCCAGCAAACCAATGCCACGCGGGCGGCGCGCGGACAGGCGCAGCTGCGGGTCGATGCGAAGCTGAGCCAGGTGGCACAGCGCCATGCCTGCGATCTGGCCCGCCGTCAGGTGGTCAGCCATCGCGACAGCAAAGGCCGCAAGCCGATGGCACGGGTGAAAAGCGCAGGCTTCCGGGCCTGCTTCTCGGCCGAGAACGTCGCGCAGGGCACGAAATCGGCGGGTGGCACGGTGAAGGCGTGGCAGGGTTCCGCCGGCCATGCCCGGAACCAGCAGGACCCACGGGCGAAATCTATGGGCTTCGGCGTGGCGCAGGGGGCGGATGGGCGGCTTTACTGGGTCGGACTCTATGCGGCGCGGTGCGCGGTGCAGGAAGCCAGAGCCGCCGCCGGCAAGGTGCAGCCCTTCCGCTGGTAG
- a CDS encoding DUF1513 domain-containing protein gives MRTNRRSFLAALLAASAVPRLSWADAGSPSFLACAREADESYALYGLTEGGADTFRVPLPARGHAGAGHPTRPEAVVFARRPGAYALVLDCAGGEVRHRLTPPEGRQFNGHGVFIAGGDLLVTTEQRAEDSAGYLGLWSVTDNYRRIGERPTGGIGPHEVVRLADDTLVIGNGGIATDPADRTKLNIPVMRPNLAYLSPEGDLLETVELAEDLHFNSIRHLAVGPGGVVGFAMQWEGDPEAIVPLLGLHRRGAAPVLASAPEVEQRVLQGYAGSIAFDRTGAEVAITSPRGGRLHRFDAAGSFLGAVTRADVCGLAGLAQGFLMTDGSGGVLMSEGEAVRPLARSPRNWDNHVIALSV, from the coding sequence ATGCGGACCAACCGGCGCAGCTTCCTTGCCGCCCTTCTGGCCGCCTCGGCGGTGCCCCGGCTCAGCTGGGCCGATGCCGGCAGCCCGTCCTTCCTCGCCTGCGCGCGCGAGGCGGATGAAAGCTATGCGCTCTACGGGCTGACCGAGGGCGGCGCCGACACTTTTCGGGTGCCGCTGCCCGCGCGCGGCCATGCCGGGGCCGGTCATCCGACCCGGCCCGAGGCGGTGGTCTTTGCCCGCCGGCCCGGCGCCTATGCGCTGGTTCTCGATTGCGCCGGGGGCGAGGTCCGCCATCGCCTGACCCCGCCCGAGGGCCGGCAGTTCAACGGCCACGGAGTCTTCATCGCGGGCGGTGATCTGCTGGTCACGACCGAACAGCGGGCCGAGGATAGCGCCGGCTATCTGGGCCTCTGGTCGGTGACAGACAACTATCGCCGCATCGGCGAACGGCCCACCGGCGGCATCGGCCCGCATGAGGTGGTGCGGCTGGCGGATGACACGCTGGTCATCGGCAATGGCGGCATCGCCACCGACCCGGCGGATCGGACCAAGCTGAACATCCCGGTGATGCGGCCGAACCTCGCCTATCTCTCGCCCGAGGGTGATCTGCTGGAAACGGTCGAGCTGGCGGAAGACCTGCATTTCAACTCGATCCGGCATCTGGCCGTGGGGCCGGGCGGGGTGGTCGGCTTTGCCATGCAATGGGAGGGCGATCCCGAGGCTATCGTGCCGCTGCTCGGGCTGCATCGCCGGGGCGCGGCGCCGGTTCTGGCCAGCGCGCCCGAGGTTGAGCAGCGGGTCTTGCAGGGCTATGCCGGCAGCATCGCCTTTGACCGGACGGGGGCCGAGGTGGCGATCACCTCGCCGCGCGGCGGGCGGCTGCATCGCTTTGATGCAGCAGGGAGTTTCCTTGGCGCGGTGACGCGGGCCGATGTCTGCGGCCTGGCCGGGCTGGCACAGGGCTTCCTGATGACCGATGGCAGCGGCGGCGTGCTCATGTCCGAGGGCGAGGCGGTCAGGCCGCTGGCCCGCAGCCCGCGCAACTGGGACAATCACGTCATCGCGCTGAGCGTCTGA